The following proteins are co-located in the Doryrhamphus excisus isolate RoL2022-K1 chromosome 3, RoL_Dexc_1.0, whole genome shotgun sequence genome:
- the si:ch211-252f13.5 gene encoding uncharacterized protein si:ch211-252f13.5 isoform X5: MKGHQEEVKELHRRLSEQQGALVHQQREIQEQQRKMHDYMEQVKVQYNVLLDTIKQMSMQNLQEELDTRLDALSEPSGPHRAQQALSLHKVDMEASVMEVGHSHVACGSCGPEEYCGFSSGHPHCEKCTVCPAGFFLVAQCSIHADRICQDRDECLEISDLCEDQLKCLNTPGGFRCQGMTEREARAGMCGHDYFYNSDMDECQACAECDGEAVTSPCTFTTDTICAGPSAGDGVLSLSWAGHVSLSGAKGRMMNLISPGVPLHIRGASDGSLVSAEEGHLLLRKHGLVWLEENLSVSHGCRSFVQVSLRLNGTDASEGRHLSGMRIEQQEVRSLQGISMSGVAEVAPGHVISTSLWSANHCNQSNEGLQLYDTSAASMMSLVWLSHDTGAVAMTAQAMLSTHYHTNHRPIFSTTSTSDPYVVGLTHDGRGIRFAESGTVRFVYQQALYSMGQACVSEGFQMLAYLNHNGTGMELCRSFKPGVHYRDTSISLSGATEVSSGDTLAFEILSPAQCNVRFFSDRTGISLLSLVWVPAAMSSSIHASVAQTGLPSGAVRNKPLFFRQDSPQVHQMGLQAKGSADPSRDFVFRESGTASVALDLKLIHSCSQVKVTLLRRNDPNGGARSVPLSQQVGGQMPDGSQWASVSLRASFQVQNGTTVFFTLDCVRGRVNQVSHQTGSGVSVFWVAA, encoded by the exons ATGAAGGGTCATCAGGAGGAGGTCAAAGAGCTGCACAGACGCCTCAGCGAGCAACAGGGGGCTCTGGTCCACCAGCAGAGAGAAATACAGGAGCAACAGAGGAAGATGCATGACTACATGGAGCAA gTAAAAGTCCAATACAACGTACTATTGGACACCATCAAGCAAATGTCCATGCAGAACctccaggaggagctggacactCGCCTTGATGCGCTGAGTGAGCCAAGCGGACCTCACCGAGCCCAGCAGGCCCTTTCTTTGCACAAGGTGGACATGGAGGCCAGTGTCATGGAG GTGGGACATTCCCATGTGGCTTGTGGAAGCTGTGGACCCGAAGAGTACTGTGGCTTCAGCAGCGGTCATCCTCATTGTGAGAAGTGTACCGTGTGTCCCGCTGGCTTCTTCCTGGTTGCCCAGTGTTCCATTCACGCAGACAGAATCTGCCAG GACAGAGATGAATGCCTTGAAATAAGTGACCTTTGTGAAGATCAACTTAAATGTCTAAACACACCAG GTGGATTTAGGTGTCAAGGGATGACAGAGCGAGAAGCCAGAGCCGGCATGTGCGGACACGACTACTTCTACAACTCGGACATGGATGAGTGTCAGGCCTGTGCCGAGTGTGATGGAGAAGCTGTGACATCACCGTGTACTTTTACAACAGACACCATCTGTGCTGGACCTTCTGCTGGCGACGGTGTCCTCTCCCTGTCCTGGGCCGGACATGTGAGTCTGTCAGGTGCCAAAGGCCGCATGATGAATCTCATCTCGCCGGGAGTGCCGCTTCACATTCGTGGAGCGAGCGACGGGAGCCTGGTGTCGGCCGAGGAAGGGCACCTGCTGCTGAGGAAGCACGGTCTGGTCTGGCTGGAGGAGAACCTCTCTGTGAGCCACGGCTGCCGCAGCTTTGTGCAAGTTTCTTTGCGTCTGAACGGTACAGACGCCTCTGAAGGCCGTCACCTCAGCGGAATGAGAATCGAGCAACAAGAAGTAAGGTCACTCCAGGGTATCAGCATGAGCGGGGTAGCAGAGGTCGCCCCCGGTCACGTGATCTCCACTTCTCTGTGGAGCGCCAACCACTGCAACCAAAGTAATGAAGGTCTACAGCTGTATGACACCTCAGCTGCTTCGATGATGAGCCTCGTGTGGCTCTCTCACGACACCGGTGCCGTCGCCATGACGGCACAGGCGATGCTCTCCACGCATTACCACACAAACCATCGGCCGATCTTTAGCACCACCTCCACTTCGGACCCTTACGTAGTTGGCTTGACTCACGACGGTCGTGGGATTCGTTTTGCAGAAAGCGGTACCGTGCGCTTTGTATACCAGCAGGCGTTGTACTCCATGGGTCAGGCGTGCGTGAGCGAAGGTTTCCAAATGTTGGCGTACCTCAACCATAACGGTACCGGCATGGAGTTGTGCCGGAGCTTCAAACCAGGCGTCCACTACCGCGACACATCGATATCTCTCTCTGGAGCGACGGAAGTTAGTTCCGGAGACACGCTGGCGTTTGAGATTCTGTCCCCTGCTCAGTGCAACGTACGGTTCTTTAGCGACAGAACAGGTATCAGTCTTCTCAGTTTGGTTTGGGTTCCTGCCGCTATGTCGTCTTCTATCCACGCCTCTGTGGCTCAAACCGGACTTCCCTCAGGAGCCGTACGAAACAAGCCGCTTTTCTTTCGCCAGGATAGTCCCCAGGTGCACCAAATGGGTCTGCAAGCAAAAGGGTCCGCAGATCCCAGTCGAGATTTTGTCTTCAGGGAGAGCGGCACCGCCAGTGTTGCTCTCGACCTCAAACTGATTCACTCGTGCAGCCAGGTAAAGGTGACTCTGCTCCGGCGTAACGACCCAAACGGAGGAGCTCGATCCGTCCCCCTTTCCCAGCAAGTGGGTGGACAGATGCCCGACGGTAGCCAATGGGCCAGCGTGAGCCTGCGAGCATCATTCCAGGTACAAAACGGCACCACAGTGTTCTTCACACTGGACTGCGTACGAGGACGAGTCAACCAAGTCAgccaccaaacaggaagtggagtgTCGGTCTTCTGGGTGGCAGCATAA